The genomic segment TCCGAATTCCATTTTCCTCTCAAAGGCATTAAATCGCCTACAACTTCTTCTCTTGTTGGTTGAAAAACGTTTTGAAATGTTTCGTTTTCTCTGAATCTTTTTAGTTTATTTTTACTTCCCACTTTTACAAAAATTTTCCGCAAAATTAAGGAATATAAACGAATCAACGGGGTGTAAACAGGGTTTTAATTTTTAGCCACTCCCGATAGCTATCGGGATCACAAATTAAAAAGATTTTTTTACATAAATAATCTGTATAGTCCCTACGGGACAACTTCAAAGTGAGCGATATTGATTTTACCGATATTTAATCTCTACGAGATATGCTCCGTTAGGAGTTAAAGATCGGTAGAAAAAAAATGTTGATTTGATGAAAATGTCCCGTAGGGACTATATTTAGAACATTTCCGCCACGAATCCACGAATTCTATTTTTAAAATAATTCGTGGATTCGTGGCGAAAAAAAATATTCTTAACCGTAATGTGGTTCAGTAATTGGTTTTAATTTTGGATCAAGCGTTTCATCGTGCTGAGATAAATCCAATCCGATATGTTCTGATTCTTCAGAAACACGAAGCGGAATAATGAAATTGGTTACTTTAAACAAGAAATAAGCTCCGAAGAAAGTAAATATAGAAACCAGAACCAATGCCATCATGTGGTGTCCAAAAACGTTCCAGCCTCCGTGCAGTAAACTCGCATCTTCGCCATGAGCAAAAATCGCTGTTAAAATCATTCCCATAATTCCTCCAACACCGTGGCAGGCAAAAACGTCAAGCGTATCGTCGAATTTTTTTGAATATTTACAGTTTACAGCAGTATTAGAAACCAGAGCAGTCACAAATCCGAAGAACATACTTTCGGGAACAGAAACATATCCAGCGGCAGGCGTAATAGCTACTAAACCAACAACAGCACCAATGCAGGCACCAAGAGCAGAAACTTTTCTTCCGTTTACTCTGTCAAAGAAAATCCAAGTTAACATTGCGGCTGCAGATGAAGTTGTGGTAGTTGCAAAAGCCATAGCAGCATTTCCATTCGCAGCAAACGCAGATCCAGCGTTGAAACCAAACCATCCGAACCAAAGCATTCCGGTTCCTAATAACACAAACGGAATGTTTGTTGGAATATGCTGACTGTTTTTTCTTTTCCCTAAAACTAAAACCCCAGCCAAAGCTGCAAAACCAGAACTCATGTGAACGACTGTTCCTCCGGCGAAATCTTTAACTCCAAAATAACTTCCTAAAACACCCGTTGGATACCAAACCGCGTGACATAATGGAGCATATATAAAAATGGTAAATAAACTAATGAAAACTAAATAAGAGATAAAACGAACACGTTCTGCAAATGAACCTGTGATAATTGCCGGACAGATAATCGCAAATTTCATTTGGAACAAAGCAAAAAGCATAAACGGAATCGTACTTGCCAATTGTTTATGAGGCAGAACGCCCACATAATCCATAAAAGCAAAAGTTGTTGGATTTCCGAAAAAGCTATAAAAATGATCTCCTGAGCCAAAGCCAACCGGTTCGCCAAACGCCAAACTAAAAGCGACAACAACCCATAAAAGTGTAACAACACCTAAACAGATAAAACTTTGCAACATGGTAGAAATTACGTTTTTACGGCCCACCATTCCGCCATAAAAAAACGATAATCCCGGTGTCATAATTAATACTAAACAACTTGAAGTAAGCATCCAGGCAACATCTGCTGGTACAATGTGATCTGTAGTTCCAAATTCTGATAAAACATAATTATTTTCTGTTACTGTTGGCCAAAATGCACCAATGGTACAAACAACACTTATCATAATGAAGGAGATAATCCAGCGTTTTTCTATTTTCATTTTTCAAATACTTAATTGAGCCCTATTTTTTTTGGGGTCAAAGTTAAAAAAAATTAAATATTATGATTTTAAGGGCTGTTAAAATAGCGGGTGCATTTTTATTTTAAATAAATTTATAAAATACACCCTGTTTTTTTGATACTATTTTATTTTGATACCCTAAATTACGCCGAATTTTGTCAATTACATTATAATTAATTTAATATTTTAACTAGTAAGGTGTTTAAAAAGTTATGTATATAAGAATAAAGCTGAAAAATGTTTATTTTTTTTGAAGCTTAGCAATCAAAGCGTCTTCAATTGGGGCTTTTAGCTTTGTTACTGCATCAACCTCATCATTCGGAATTGTCATCGATAAAACGTAATGTTGAATTTTCCATTCTTTACCAACTTTTACCAAAACCCCAGATCCGCGGCAAATTTTCATTTGTGTATCCAGCAATTCATCAAACCAAGCTGTTTTTCCAGATTTGTCAAAAAAGATATGACGTTCTAAGGCTTTAAAATTCCAGGTTGTTCCTTTGTCGAAAAATGGTTTTGCCCAAACTGAAAATTCTTTTTTAGTCCAGTTTTCGGTTGCGTCAGTTCCAATATAAATAGCATCATCTGCCAAAACATTAAAATAAGCATCAAATTTTACTTCGGCAGCGGCTTTGTGCCACGCGTCAAGAGTTTGAGTAATTTTTTCTTTGTCGGTTTGAGCATTTGCAAAAGAAGCGACGAATAATAATAGTAAAAGTGTTTTTTTCATGAGAGATTGTATTTGAGTTTTAAAGATAAGGATTTTTTGATGGCACACGGATTTTACAGATTTAACCAATTTTTCTCGTTTTATGTCATTTCGACGAAGGAGAAATCTGCGCTAGAAACTCGACAAAGATTGGATTATAGGAATGGAGTTACTTGTGCAGATTTCTCCTTCGTCGAAATGACAAGCAACACTTAATTTACAATAAAAGATTTACGAATTTAAGAGATTAAAAGATTAAAGCAACTTATAATTATCTTAAATAACTTATATGGTTTAATTTCAAAAAACGAGTATATTTGAGAGCTTTTAAACATCCCAAATTATGAATCCAAAAATCCTAATAAGTTCACTCGTTATAACCTCATTATTTTTTGTTTCCTGCAAAAAAGAATTAGAACCTCAAGAAACCACAGCAACATCTGAATTGGTAAGACTTGGATTGGCTAAAGATACTGCGAAAACCAATTCAGCAGTACAGCAAGCTCCTGTTCAAGCTTCAAACCCCAATACAGTTTTAAGTGCAAATAAAGGATTAAATCCGGCTCACGGACAACCGGGGCACCGTTGTGATATTGCCGTAGGAGCACCTTTGAATTCTGCACCAACGCAACAAGTACAACAAGTGCAGCAAGTTCAGGCACAACCGGGACAAACAGTACAAGTAAATCCGAATCAGAAAAATATGGTTACGACTACAGTTGCTGCGCCGGTAAAAGTTGGAAAAGGAATGAATCCGTCGCACGGACAGCCGGGACACAGATGTGATATTCCGGTTGGAGCACCTTTAAATTCTCCGGTTGCCAAAACTACGACAACAGCCTCAACACCACAAAGCGGAACAATGACACAAAATGTTACCGTTCCTGCGCCTTCATCAAATCCGGTTCCTGCTTTATTAAGTACAGATGCCAACAAAACAGTTGCAGAAGGAATGAATCCGCCACACGGACAACCGGGACACCGCTGTGACATTGCAGTTGGAGCACCTCTGCCAAAATCATAAAGAGGTGCAAAGTGACAAAGTAACAAAGGTGCAAAGTAAAACAAGCGTAAAGAAAACTTTGAACCTTTGTCACTTTGCATCCCTGTACCTTTTCAAATAGATAAAAAAAAGGCGTTTCGATCCGAAACGCCTTTTTTTTATCTATTTTGAAATTTAGTGTGCTTTCAATTTTTCGAAAGTTGTAGTAAGTGTTTTTTTAGCTTTACTCAAAGCACCGTTAAAAGCTTTTTCAAGAGTTTCAGCGTGTTCTGTTACAGTGATTGGCTGTAATTTTGCGGTACGAACTTCAAGAACACATTTTTTATCGTTCAGGCTGAATTTTTCTCCATTTTCATCTCCAAAATGTACTTCAATGCGTGTGATTTTATCTTCAAAACGCGCTAAGCCTTTTTCTAATTCTTCAGAGAAATAATTTTCTAATCTTTGGTGTCCTTCGATGTTTTTATCGGTATTGATTTGAATTTTCATAATGGATTCTATTTAATGATTGTTTCTCAAATCTATTTCTTTTAGAAGGAAAAGCCAAGTGAGTTAAGGAAACATTATGAAATTTTTGAAGATTTATAAGATTAATTACTTGTTGAAAATTGTATCTAAATGATGCTCTAAAAACTCTTTTCTTGGTAAATATTTTTGAGCTTTAAGTATTTCTTGATTCTCAATTTTTGTAAAATATTTGTGAAAGTATTCAGTGTTTCTTTTAATCTTTAGACTATCAGAAAATATTATTTTATGTTCGAGATTTATTCCGATTAATCCTTTATCGAAAGCTCTGTCATAAAGTGCAGAAAAACAAATTCCATTTTCAGGATTTAACCTATGTTCTTCGTTTTTGGACCAAGGAATTATATGACTGGCTAATAAAAGTTCAGGAATATCAATACCAGAAATTGCACATCGATTATTGTAATTGGATAAAATCATTTGTCGAAAAACGGATTGATTGACTCTCGTTTTTACTGTCCGAAAAACATCTTCGCCTTTTAAGTTTTTTATATCAAAAAGAATATCTTCATATTTATCTTCAATTGAAATGTTTTGTTTTTGAGCGAGAATTTGTTCACTCAAGAATATCAATTCTTCTTGGTTATGGAAAAATTCATCCCAAATAGGTTGAACTTGATTCATGCCATTTTTTAAGCCACTAATACCTCTATTAATATGAAATGGATCAATGCTGGCAAAATTCCCTAATCTCATTACTATAGATGAAGGAGTTCTATCGATAAGACTAGCTAATTCAATTAT from the Flavobacterium sp. genome contains:
- a CDS encoding HPF/RaiA family ribosome-associated protein; its protein translation is MKIQINTDKNIEGHQRLENYFSEELEKGLARFEDKITRIEVHFGDENGEKFSLNDKKCVLEVRTAKLQPITVTEHAETLEKAFNGALSKAKKTLTTTFEKLKAH
- a CDS encoding HNH endonuclease, producing MATIRLWTRDELILAFNLYLKITFGKTHSRNPKIIELASLIDRTPSSIVMRLGNFASIDPFHINRGISGLKNGMNQVQPIWDEFFHNQEELIFLSEQILAQKQNISIEDKYEDILFDIKNLKGEDVFRTVKTRVNQSVFRQMILSNYNNRCAISGIDIPELLLASHIIPWSKNEEHRLNPENGICFSALYDRAFDKGLIGINLEHKIIFSDSLKIKRNTEYFHKYFTKIENQEILKAQKYLPRKEFLEHHLDTIFNK
- a CDS encoding nuclear transport factor 2 family protein, with the translated sequence MKKTLLLLLFVASFANAQTDKEKITQTLDAWHKAAAEVKFDAYFNVLADDAIYIGTDATENWTKKEFSVWAKPFFDKGTTWNFKALERHIFFDKSGKTAWFDELLDTQMKICRGSGVLVKVGKEWKIQHYVLSMTIPNDEVDAVTKLKAPIEDALIAKLQKK
- a CDS encoding ammonium transporter; this translates as MKIEKRWIISFIMISVVCTIGAFWPTVTENNYVLSEFGTTDHIVPADVAWMLTSSCLVLIMTPGLSFFYGGMVGRKNVISTMLQSFICLGVVTLLWVVVAFSLAFGEPVGFGSGDHFYSFFGNPTTFAFMDYVGVLPHKQLASTIPFMLFALFQMKFAIICPAIITGSFAERVRFISYLVFISLFTIFIYAPLCHAVWYPTGVLGSYFGVKDFAGGTVVHMSSGFAALAGVLVLGKRKNSQHIPTNIPFVLLGTGMLWFGWFGFNAGSAFAANGNAAMAFATTTTSSAAAMLTWIFFDRVNGRKVSALGACIGAVVGLVAITPAAGYVSVPESMFFGFVTALVSNTAVNCKYSKKFDDTLDVFACHGVGGIMGMILTAIFAHGEDASLLHGGWNVFGHHMMALVLVSIFTFFGAYFLFKVTNFIIPLRVSEESEHIGLDLSQHDETLDPKLKPITEPHYG